The Tautonia plasticadhaerens nucleotide sequence GATGCGACGGGCCCTCACGCTGGAGGTCGGCATGCAGAACGCCGGCCTCGGCACCACGATCGCCCTCTCCCTGTTCCCCGACCGCCCCGCCGTGGCCATCCCCTGCGCCCTCTACACCTTCGGCTGCATGCTCACGGGCACGGCCCTGGCCTCCTGGTGGGGCCGGGACCCCGTCGAGGCACGCCCCGCTCCCCCCTGAGCGGCTCCCCTTCGCGCCGAATTCATCCGGAGGGCCGGTGTCCCGGGGCGGCCCCCCCGGTATGATCTTCCCCGGGCCGGCCAGCAGTCCCGGCCCGTCACATCCCATGCCCCAATTCCCACGGATCGCGAGGCACGCATGATGATCGCTCCGCTGATGGTCCCCAGCCTGCTCGCCCTGCTGATCGGCCCCGGCCCCGCCCCCTCGCCGATTGTCGCCCAGGACGAGGAGGAGGCCTCCTATCACGGCACCTTCACCTACGTCAAGGGGATGCGAGGCGACCAGGAGGTCCCCGAGGAGAACCTCGAGGGCCGCACGGTCGAGATCGAGGAGGGCGAGCTCACGCTGGTCGGCCCCGACGGCACCGACGAGTTCGTGATCAAGGTCACCATGGACGGCGAGCCCGGCGAGGACGGCGTCGGCAAGTTCACCATGGAAATCACCGAGTCCTCGGCCTTCGCCGAGGCCGTCGGCTCCAAGGCCAAGGCCCTCGGCAAGCACGAGGGGGACACCATCACCGTCATCTACGACTACTCCGAGGGCGCCGAGTACCCCGACGACTTCGAGCCGGACGGCCCCACCCAGCACCTCTTCGTCCTCAAGAAGTCCGCCGAGGAGGAGGAGGACGACGACGACGAGGACGACGACGACGACGACACCGAGGAAGATGACGACGACCCCCGCGCCTGAGCCGTTTCGCGGCCCATCCCCCGTGTCGGTCGACGGGACGATCCCCTCCCCCTCTCCCCGCGAGCGGGGAGAGGGCCGGGGTGAGGGGTCCCGGCATTCGCATCAAGGTGTTTGAATCGTCCGATCCCCCCTCAACCGGGCTTCGCCGACCCTCTCCCCCGCACGCGGGGGCGAGGGTCGGAACTCCCCGGATAGGACGTTCTCCGCCCCCCGGCGGTCATCCCCCGATCGCCGCCGCCCTCCCCCGTCGCCTCGACCGGACGACGACCGCCCCGAGGCCGACGGCGCCCCAGGCGACCAGGCTGATCGGCTCGGGCACCGGGTTCGGGGAACCCGGGCCCGCCTTGGGCGAGATCCAGAGATCCGTCCGGTTGCGGTAGCCAGGCACCAGCCGGATCGGGTCGGGCAGCTCCAGCCAGGACATGGCGTCCGAGGCCCCCTCGAACAGGGGAGGGCCGTGGGTCCACAGGTGGCGGACCGAGGTCACCGTCGCCGTCAGGTCCGAGGCCCCCCCGGCCGTCACCCCGCCGTTGAGCACCCCCTCGACCACGAAATCGGACTCGGTCGCGACGGGACCCGGCCAGACTCCCCGCTCGAAGCCCAGCTCGATCCGGAAGGGCATGTCGATGTAGTCGAATCCGGAATTGGCCGGGAGTTCCCAGATCTCGAACGACCCCAGCTTGATCGGCGAGGCCAGGGCCGTCGGGCCCCAGGCCCCGAAGAAGTTGACGTGGTTGAACCCCACGCCCCCCCGATCGGCGATCCTCCCGGAGGTCGAGTATCCTACCAGCTCGCTCGCCCGACCCTCCCGGGCCCCGGACGCCGCCAGCATCGCCAGCACCCCGACCGCCGCCAGGCGGACGCCCCGGCCCCTGCCCGCCGCCCGCCGGCCCCGGACCCGGGACCGGGCCACGATCGCGCCCAGCCCGACCACGCCCCAGGCGAGCACCGAGGACGGCTCGGGCACCGGGCGGGGGTCGAACCTCGGGGTGATCCAGAGCTCTCCCCGATAGCCGTTCTCCTTCGACAGGAGGATCGACTCGGGGACCTCCATCCACCAGGGGTCGCTCCACGCCCCGTCGAGGTGGGAGGCGTCCCACCAGGACTTCAGGCGGGGCGAGTTGAGGGTCGCCGTCAGGTCGGACACCCCCGAGGGCGACACGCCGCCGTTGAGCACCCCCTCGATCACGTATTCCGGGCGCTCCCCGAAGCGGCTCCCCTCCGGGAAGAATTCCATGGAGATCCGGAACGGCATGTTGTGGTAGCGGAAGCCGGAGCCCTCCGGCAGCTCCTCGACCACCAGGTCCGCCACCTTGAACGGCGAGGCCAGGTCCGTCGTGCTCCGGCCCCAGAGGTCATCGCTGATGTCGACGTGGTGGAACCCCACCCCCGCGGAGTTGCCGACGCTGGCGTGGGTCGAATACCTGACCAGCTCGCTCCCCCGGGCCGTCCCGGCCTCGAGCGCCGCCAGCAGCAGCAACGCCCCGACCGCCGCGAGGCGTCCGCCCCGACCCCGACGCAGGCCCAGATCCGATCGTCCTTCGAGCGACATGCCGGCACTCCGTCCCTTCCCCGGGGATTCACGCATCGCCTCGTGCGAGCGTCGGCGAATGTAGCCGGCGGCGCCCCCCCGTCAAGCCGAATCCGCTCGGGTATGCCTCCGGGAGTAGGCCGGCCCGAGCCGACGCGCGGCGGGTCGGCTCGTCGGGGGTCCCCCTCACCCGGCCTCCGGCCACCCAGGACGGGGGAGAGGGGCGGAGTCCCTCCCCCTCTCCCCGCGGGCGGGGAGAGGGCTGGGGTGAGGGGACTTCGATGGCTCGCAACGCGTTGCGCGTGGCCCGATCCCCCCTCACCCGGGCTACGCCCAGATCTTCCCCAGCTCGTCCACCAGCTTGCCGAACTGCTCGGCGATCATCGGGAAGGCCTTGAAGTCGGGGGCCATCCTCCTCAGGTTCCGGAGCGCCCTGGCCACCCGGCCCGTCGCCTCCTCCTCCTTGGCCCCCTCGGCGACCTCCTCGACCTCCGAGAGGGCGTCGCTCGCCGTCTGCTCCCCCACGCCCTCGGCCTTCGCGCGCTCGATGATCGCCTTCAGCTCGGCGAGCAGGCCCTTCGCGTCCTCCCCGCCCGGCCCCGTCACCTCGGGCATCTGGTTGATCGTGTTCGAGACCCTCCCGCTCAGCTCGCCGAAGTTGATCGTCGAGCCCGAGACGTGAGAAACCTTGATGTTCTTGTTCGAGACATTCTTGCCCGGCTCGCTCATGATGAACTGCTCCACGTGGGCGATGTACGCCCCCCTGACGTCCCCCGACCGCATCCGGTCGGCCTCCCGGTCCCCCGCCGTCGTCACCCCTTCCAGCAAGTCGGCGACGTCGTACTTCCGGCCCGCACCCTCCGGCAGGTAGGTGCGTTCCCCCAGCTCTTCCAGCTTCAAGAGGTGCCGATAACCGACCACCACCCTCGGGTCGTCGGGCATCGGCACCTTCTCCTCGGCCTCCAGCCTCGGGATCGTCGCGTGGATGGCCCGGAAGGCGTCGCGGACCACCGCCAGCGCCGCCCTCCGCCTCCGCTCCGGACCCAGCACCGAGACGAACACCCGCCCCGAGTCGGAATCCCCCCGCACCAGCGCCCGGCAGCCGTCCACGCCCAGCAGCACGCCGCTCCGCCAGTACGTCGGCCGGTCGGGCGACAGGTAGCGGTGCATCCGGACGATGAACCGGCAGATCAGGCCCCCCGGCAGCACGTTGTAGTGGTACTGGAATTTCAAGGCCTTCGGGTCGTCCAGGTCCGGCAGGTCCGGCTCGTTGCGGGGCAGCAGCTCGGGGATCAGCCAGCGCCGGTTCGGCGCGTCGGCGAAGTCGAAGCACAGCTCGAACTTCCGCATCATCTCGATCAGGAACCGGTGCCGGTCGGCCGGATACCGAACCGGGTCGTTCAGGATCCCGGCGATCTGGCCCCACTCCAGCCGGCCCTGCTGGCCCGCGAGTCGGGCGCTGTTGATCAGCCGATAGACGCCCCCCGTCACCCATTCCGGGTTGAGGATGTTCGTGTCCCTGAGTTCGTAGGGGTCCTCGGGGTCGTCGAAGTTCAGGACGTTCCCCAGGTCGTGGAGGAACCGGAGCAGGAGGTCCCGATCCCGGCGGTCGGTGAGCCGGTGTCGGCCGCAGATCCGCTCGTACTGGGCGTAGTCGATGAAGTCGCTCGACCGGGCCCGCTTGATCAGGCTCTCCTTGACCTTGAAGTAGCGCTCCGGCAATTCGTCGAAGACGTGCGGCAGCCCGCAGGACTCCCGGACGATCGCCCCTCGCAGGGCGTCGATCCCCGTCCCCTCGGCGCACGAGACCTTGAAGAACCCCCGCAGGTTCGGCGCGTAATCCTTCGCCAGCCTCCTCTCGTCCAGCTCCAAGTGGTGCGACTCCGCCTTGTTCACGACCACCAGCACGGGCGAGTCGGCCCCGTAGCTCTGGATGATCTTCAGCCAGTAGCGGACGTTCCCCTCGTTTTCCCCCTTGCGGGCGTCGAGCACCAGCAGGTAGAGGCTCCGCCTGGTGAGGAAGAACTGGTGGGTGGCGTGCATGATCTCCTGGCCGCCGAAGTCCCAGACGTTCAGCCGGACCCGCTCCCCCGCCGGGCCCCGGCGGAGGCCCTCGGGCGGGTCGATCATCCAGGGCTCGATGGCGATCCCCTCGGTCTTCGCCTCCTCCGGGTCGAACTCGTCCCGGATCAGCCGACGGACCAGCGAGGTCTTGCCGACGCCCCCCTGGCCGACGACCAGCAGCTTCGCCTCGTTGAGCCGACGCCTCGGCTGTCGCTGCCGCTGGAAGTAATAGCGGAGGATGTCCTTGGGGTCCGCGGGCTGGAGCCTCGACCGGGGCCGCTTCCCCGAGTACCGGTCCTTCTGCACGGCCTGCCGGTCGGGGCCCAGGACCTCCGGGGGCATGTCCAGGCCCGGATTCTCGTGCAGGTAGAGCTCCTCCAGCTCCTGGAGGCGGGCCAGCGACTCGGGCAGCGCCGTCAATCGGTTGTCGAAGAGGTAGAGCCGCTGCAGCCCGGTGAGCCCCCCGAGCGACTCGGGGAGCGTCGTCAACCGGTTGTGGAAGAGGTAGAGCTTCCGGAGCCCGCGAAGGCGACCGAGCGACTCGGGGAGCCTCACCAGCTGGTTGACCGACAGGTCGAGCACCTCCAACCAGCCCAACTTCCCCAACGACTCGGGGAGCGTCACCAGCCGGTTGCCGCGGAGGTCGAGCAGCTCGAGTTCGGCCAGGTGCCCGATCGACTCGGGCAGCGCCGAGAGCCGGTTGCCGGACAGGTCGAGCGACCGCAGCCCGGCCAGGTGCCCGATCGACTCGGGCAGCGTCGCCAGCTGGTTGACCGACAGGTCGACCGCCGTCAGCCCCGAAATCCGGCCGATCTCCTCCGGGACCCGCTCAAGCCCGAGGTCGCTGAGGTCCAGCTTCGCCCCCCCCGAGCGACGAACCTCGTCGATCCGGCGCTGGGCTTCCAGGAAGGGGGCTTCGGCGGGCATCCCCGGGCCTTCCGTCGGAGGTCGACTCATCGACTCCACCCCGTCGAGCCGGGGCCAATAATGGCCAATTGTACACCAAGAGTGCCTAATCCGAAGGGAAATCTCCCGGCGATGGCGGCCCCGCGCGATTTCGTGTGACTGGAAACGGGCCGGGACACGATGGTAATGGACGGGGACCCCGCTCGACCGGGGACGCCCGGCGCCCGTCCGATCCGCTCCTTGGCAACCCGAATCGAGTCGAAGGCCCGACCGACCGCCCGTCGGCCATCGAGGAGACCGGCGTCCGGTCCGGGTCCCGGCCCATCCCCCCGATTGTCGCACGACGCCCCGCGCGAATCGAACCCAATCCGCCGGTGCGCCCGCGCGGAGCGAACCCATTTCGCCGACGTAACTCCCGGCCCGATCAGGGAGTCTTCCGGTTCAGTTCGGCGCACCGGGCCGCCCCCGGTCGGCTCCCCGACCCCGCCCTCGGCCGCGGGGCCGGGGCGAGACGACCCCGGGCATCATCCCGGGGCGATCCTCCTCGGAGGCGTTCCCGGAGTCCGGCGCGAGACGAAGCCATTTCCCCGGTGCGCCCGCGCGGAGCGAACCCATTTCTCGGACGCAACCCCCGTACTGATCAAGACCTCCGCGATCGGCCGTTGGCGCACCGGCCCGTGCCGGGGCACCCGAAGTCGTGCCCACCCCGAGGGCACGCCGGGGGTCGGGCCCGGGGTCGGGACGACCCCGGTCACCGTGCGCGAATCGAACCCAGTTGCCCGGTGCGCTTGCGCGGAGCGAACCCATTTCTCTCCGAAAACATCTTGTCCTACAACGACTTGCGTCAATCCCAATCGGCGCACCGATCCCCGGGCCCTACTGCCCCGAGGCGGTCGGATCGGCCAGGATGGGCAGGACCCGTGTCTGGAGGCCGCCGGTGACGTGGACCTCGCCGGAGGCGTCGACGAAGACGTCGACCTCGGACCGGATGCCGAACTCGGGCAGGTAGATGCCGGGCTCGATCGAGAAGCAGGTCCGGGGCAGGACGAGGCGGGTCTCGTGGGTCTCCAGGTTGTCCATGTTGGCGCCGTTGCCGTGGGTCTCCTCGCCGATGCTGTGACCGGTCCGGTGAATAAAGGCATCGCCATAGCCGGCGGCCTCGATGACCTGCCGGGCGGCGTCGTCGACCTCGAAGCCCCGGAGGGGGGTCCCGGTCCGGGAGGCGTCCTCGACCCGGGCGATGGCGGCGTCCCGGGCCCGGGCGACGACCCGGAAGACGGCCTCGTATTGCTCGGGGACCTCGGTGCCGACGAAGCCGACCCGGGTCAGGTCGCTGTAGACGCCCCCGGGGCGGTCCATCTTGGCCCAGAGGTCGATCAGGACGAAGTCCCCTTCGCGGATCTCCGCATCCTGCCCGGCTTTGGGCTCGTAGTGCGGGTCGCCGCTGTGGGGCCCGACCCCGACGATGGGGGGGGAGTAGGTGGT carries:
- a CDS encoding M24 family metallopeptidase, yielding MFDLTAVQEALGQFGFDGWLLYDFRGSNPLARRVLGLPEKAKTTRRFLYFIPRQGEPRKLVHRIEPGALDHLPGEATAYLRWQELEEGVRSLVGGSKAVAMEYAPRLSNPYIARVDAGVVELVRSFGVEVRPSGDLIQRFEASWSDEQWAMHREATGHTTEAFNVAFGLIAGRCSGGGSIREAEVQAVIMDHFHRNGMTTYSPPIVGVGPHSGDPHYEPKAGQDAEIREGDFVLIDLWAKMDRPGGVYSDLTRVGFVGTEVPEQYEAVFRVVARARDAAIARVEDASRTGTPLRGFEVDDAARQVIEAAGYGDAFIHRTGHSIGEETHGNGANMDNLETHETRLVLPRTCFSIEPGIYLPEFGIRSEVDVFVDASGEVHVTGGLQTRVLPILADPTASGQ
- a CDS encoding COR domain-containing protein, with translation MPAEAPFLEAQRRIDEVRRSGGAKLDLSDLGLERVPEEIGRISGLTAVDLSVNQLATLPESIGHLAGLRSLDLSGNRLSALPESIGHLAELELLDLRGNRLVTLPESLGKLGWLEVLDLSVNQLVRLPESLGRLRGLRKLYLFHNRLTTLPESLGGLTGLQRLYLFDNRLTALPESLARLQELEELYLHENPGLDMPPEVLGPDRQAVQKDRYSGKRPRSRLQPADPKDILRYYFQRQRQPRRRLNEAKLLVVGQGGVGKTSLVRRLIRDEFDPEEAKTEGIAIEPWMIDPPEGLRRGPAGERVRLNVWDFGGQEIMHATHQFFLTRRSLYLLVLDARKGENEGNVRYWLKIIQSYGADSPVLVVVNKAESHHLELDERRLAKDYAPNLRGFFKVSCAEGTGIDALRGAIVRESCGLPHVFDELPERYFKVKESLIKRARSSDFIDYAQYERICGRHRLTDRRDRDLLLRFLHDLGNVLNFDDPEDPYELRDTNILNPEWVTGGVYRLINSARLAGQQGRLEWGQIAGILNDPVRYPADRHRFLIEMMRKFELCFDFADAPNRRWLIPELLPRNEPDLPDLDDPKALKFQYHYNVLPGGLICRFIVRMHRYLSPDRPTYWRSGVLLGVDGCRALVRGDSDSGRVFVSVLGPERRRRAALAVVRDAFRAIHATIPRLEAEEKVPMPDDPRVVVGYRHLLKLEELGERTYLPEGAGRKYDVADLLEGVTTAGDREADRMRSGDVRGAYIAHVEQFIMSEPGKNVSNKNIKVSHVSGSTINFGELSGRVSNTINQMPEVTGPGGEDAKGLLAELKAIIERAKAEGVGEQTASDALSEVEEVAEGAKEEEATGRVARALRNLRRMAPDFKAFPMIAEQFGKLVDELGKIWA